GCATGGGAGATAATCACAAAGCAGGGCAAGGAGATTAAGGTTGAAAAGATATCAGAGAAGAAAATCGGTGGCCGCGAAGGGGAGAAGCTGGGGACTGCCTACAGATTGAAGAATGGAAAAGTGATATATGTGCCTGATCTTAAAAAATGAACATTGAATATTTTTACATAAACCTAAAGGAGGACAGAAAAATGAAATAGTAATGATGCAATTGATATACTTATGTATTGGATATAAGAAGTTTGGAGTATATGTCTCCTATTGGCAGTTTGCGGCTCCTCAATAGGAGACAGGGCTTAAGAAAAATAGAAACCCCTTAAGCTTAAAGGCAATTATATATTCTTTTAGCTTAAGGGCAAGCAAAAAAAGGAGAAGGATAATGAAGAAGATCAATGCCCTTAAGACAATTAGGGTTCCATGTATTATTTTTTCCCTGATTTTAATTGGATTTAATATACAAGCTCAGGAGATAACAGATCAGAATACAAATTTTAATAAAGTAGCAGCGGAAGCGATTGAAGATGTTTCGGAAGAAAATGAGAGCATTCACGAGCTTGAAAGGGTTGTGGTGACTGCCACAGGCAAATTGAGGATGGTGGACACGCCAGGCAGCATCTCCATTATTACAAGCAAGGAGTTAGAGGATATAGGGGCGAAGGACATTGGCGAGGCTCTTGATAAGATACCTGGTGTTACAGATACAACTTCTGGCAATTCAAATATTGCGGTGCGCGGTGTACAGAGCACAATGGCAGGCGGGCCTATTATACTAATTGACGGCGTGCCCCAGAAGATAGGCATTAGCGGGTATCCGCAGTTTCAATTTATACCGATATCCCAGATTGAGAGGATAGAGGTTTTGCGTTCAGCAGGCATAGCATACGGTCCTGGCTCTTCCAGGGGCCTTATCAGTATTATTACAAAGAGGGGCACAAAGAAAAAGCCTTTCAGCATATACGCTTCCAGCTCTTACGGTTCATGGAACAGCTATGACGGTAATGCCAATATCCAGGGGAGACTCAGTCAATTGGATTACTTTTGTGATTTTGGATATTCATACACTGAAGGGTATGAAGATGAGATGAGAACGCGCCTTGGTGGGCTTGCTAAGCTTGGTTATAATCTTACTGGCAATACCAGGATAGGTATAAGCTCTGATATAATAGATAATGAGTATCAGACTGCCTATGGCCTGGGCAAGTACAGGTGGCAGCTGGAGAATTACAGACGCGAAAAGCATTTTCCTGTGAGTGAAACAGATCCAACACTCTTATGGCATAATTCAAGGGACCAGGATATTGCAAGTTTTGCTTTAGATTTCTCTCATACAGGAGAGAAATTATCTCTAAAATCCTCTATTTCACGAAGCAACTTTGATGAAAAATATAATGCCATGGCAAAAAAAAATACCTCCCCAGATAGCGCCTATATAGATGAAAAGGATCAGATTACCTATGTATACACCCTCTCAGCAGGGTATCATCAGAAATTGGGGATGCTGTTCTATTCTCCATCAATAGGTTTGAACATCGAAGATATAACATTCGATTCTGAACGGTCCTATCCTTTAGACCCAGATCCAGGTGATAAGTGTGACGACTATGATATAGATATCGAACAGAAGATTTATGGCTTCTTCTGGGATAATGACCTTCTTTTTGGGGATCATATCGGATTTAAGATCGGAGCACGGATTGATAGGGTGGAATTAAAGTATGAAGACAGGTCTCCGAATAAATTCGATACTGATGAAACCCTTTTGGGATGGTCTGCTGCCCCTTCATATCATTTCAATGATCTATCCACACTGTATGTCTCCATAGGAAAGACCTTCTGGTTCCCCTCTGCAAGATATTATGCATGGGCGCACCAGTACGATTATGAAGAGAATCGTCCTGAGGACATGAAGCCTGAGGAGTCGTTAACCTATGAGCTTGGGTATAAACATATGATCCACAAGAGCGTGAATATATCACTAACAGCCTTTTACACTGAGTATAAGGATAAATTTACCAGTGTGTATGATGACACCAGTTTCAGGGGGATGAAGAACACTGGAGAGGCAGAGTATAAAGGCATTGAGTTGGAGGCTGACGGCCGCGTGCTGTCATGGCTGGGTTACCGCGTTGCAGGATCCTATCTAAAGGCTGAATGGACAAAGGGCAGGCAAAAGGTCAATGAACATCCCACTAATGACAGGATCGTTTCTGACCTTGACGGATACGATGTGTATGGCGTGCCTAATTGGACCTATCTGATCGGTCTTGATTTCTATCCTATCAAGGGATTGATGATGGGCATTGATGTTAATGGATCAGGGCCCTATTATGTCGATTATCTGAACCGCATAGAATACGATGCAAAGACCACTGTTGACGCGCGCATCAGCTATAGGTACGGCAGTCTTAAGGTATGGGCGCTTGGCAAGAATATTCTGGATGAGGAGGTTGAGCGGGTCTATAACAGCACTGGCGCTCTTACTGAAGAGAATGGAGAGCCCAATAATAGATATTATGTTCAGGATGGAAGGTACCTTGAGTTCGGAGTATCTTATAGTCTGTAAGATAGATTGTAGGGGCGAAGGGCAGGGGCGAACAGCCGTTCTCCGCTACATAAAGCAGAAGTCCCATTTCATTGTGGCAGGGCAGTCTTTATCATTGCATTGCCCTGCCAAATATTTTTGAATTTATATATATTTTCCTAGGGGCGAAGGGCCCTTCGCCCCTACAGCTTAAGGAGCGATATGTTGAGGTGGTTGAA
This is a stretch of genomic DNA from Spirochaetota bacterium. It encodes these proteins:
- a CDS encoding TonB-dependent receptor, giving the protein MKKINALKTIRVPCIIFSLILIGFNIQAQEITDQNTNFNKVAAEAIEDVSEENESIHELERVVVTATGKLRMVDTPGSISIITSKELEDIGAKDIGEALDKIPGVTDTTSGNSNIAVRGVQSTMAGGPIILIDGVPQKIGISGYPQFQFIPISQIERIEVLRSAGIAYGPGSSRGLISIITKRGTKKKPFSIYASSSYGSWNSYDGNANIQGRLSQLDYFCDFGYSYTEGYEDEMRTRLGGLAKLGYNLTGNTRIGISSDIIDNEYQTAYGLGKYRWQLENYRREKHFPVSETDPTLLWHNSRDQDIASFALDFSHTGEKLSLKSSISRSNFDEKYNAMAKKNTSPDSAYIDEKDQITYVYTLSAGYHQKLGMLFYSPSIGLNIEDITFDSERSYPLDPDPGDKCDDYDIDIEQKIYGFFWDNDLLFGDHIGFKIGARIDRVELKYEDRSPNKFDTDETLLGWSAAPSYHFNDLSTLYVSIGKTFWFPSARYYAWAHQYDYEENRPEDMKPEESLTYELGYKHMIHKSVNISLTAFYTEYKDKFTSVYDDTSFRGMKNTGEAEYKGIELEADGRVLSWLGYRVAGSYLKAEWTKGRQKVNEHPTNDRIVSDLDGYDVYGVPNWTYLIGLDFYPIKGLMMGIDVNGSGPYYVDYLNRIEYDAKTTVDARISYRYGSLKVWALGKNILDEEVERVYNSTGALTEENGEPNNRYYVQDGRYLEFGVSYSL